A window from Puniceicoccaceae bacterium encodes these proteins:
- a CDS encoding glycosyltransferase — MNIVYVSREFGPITGGGIGTYVANACRAMLERGHKVFLLTDCVNASNHHKLPENLHVVETLPMPAEKQGGCFSANHEYSHRVFFTLQELCRNETINVVEFPEYCGEGFVCIRSKRLMRTFADQHLVVKCHTPLSLLETINEDREFAAWVVCDMEMEDYCVRNADKVTSPSQSLADYFSDRVGRNDISICPYPLYLDFSEPTLPMAKRDLKTIRFFGSIQVRKGVDVFVRAAVEVLEKRPDLQFELVGVERNAHFFNRTYTEVLQSTIPEKMLNRIQFRGGVPYDQVDRLLSETGIIVLPSRWENWANACLESMSKGCVVLASRSGGMSEMIETDHSGMVIDPKNASALAGLLLELLEDESRLQRISNAAVARARELTHPTTTALRMEANYTAVKERSFSDQNDKPLVSVVIPFFNQATTLSETLESVRSSNYPELEIVVVNDGSTSPAAKRCFDSLEGVVKVEQCNRGLSAARNAGIRASKGKYVLPLDSDDLLHPEYLNKAVTALESCPDLGYVSCYTRNFGAFDTPYYPIGYVSKLMPYLNTSGKCTNLYRRELFNITEGYDECMNSYEDWDFLLTLEDAGVEGDILPEELFYYRRNFASMVFSTANPIRANLIQYMMLKHRKSWASHSEMIALLLVRLWKEAEMREESSNTEEFRVYFGGDDGLSEKGSKEMHYIKFGRVQIECTLPFDPKTHTVRFDFAVSEMRILIHRVWIKDLLSERLLLEFDSEKSWEGLDVAGTAMIESGDDAGSLCIRSTGVDPQVIVQSNLLLGAELQVGFEFEIV, encoded by the coding sequence ATGAATATTGTCTACGTTAGCCGTGAGTTTGGACCCATTACGGGTGGCGGAATTGGAACCTACGTCGCAAATGCTTGTCGAGCGATGCTGGAAAGGGGGCACAAGGTATTCCTCCTTACGGATTGTGTGAATGCTTCCAATCACCACAAACTTCCAGAAAATCTCCATGTTGTTGAGACGCTTCCAATGCCCGCCGAAAAACAAGGGGGTTGTTTTTCGGCGAACCACGAATACAGCCATCGGGTGTTTTTCACACTTCAGGAACTCTGCAGAAACGAAACGATTAATGTGGTAGAGTTTCCTGAGTATTGTGGCGAGGGATTCGTGTGCATCCGCAGTAAACGGTTGATGAGGACGTTTGCAGATCAACACCTGGTCGTGAAGTGTCACACACCGCTCTCCTTGCTTGAAACCATCAATGAAGACAGAGAGTTTGCGGCTTGGGTGGTGTGTGATATGGAGATGGAGGACTATTGCGTTCGAAATGCAGATAAAGTGACCTCTCCCTCTCAGTCATTGGCGGACTATTTTTCGGATCGGGTAGGGAGGAATGATATTTCTATTTGTCCGTATCCACTCTACCTCGATTTTTCGGAACCGACTCTTCCGATGGCGAAACGGGATCTGAAAACGATTCGTTTTTTCGGTTCGATTCAGGTTCGAAAGGGTGTTGACGTTTTTGTCAGAGCTGCTGTGGAGGTGCTGGAAAAGCGTCCTGATCTGCAGTTTGAGCTGGTTGGCGTGGAACGAAATGCGCATTTTTTTAACCGAACCTATACAGAAGTGCTGCAAAGCACGATCCCCGAAAAGATGTTGAATCGAATTCAGTTTCGAGGGGGAGTTCCCTATGATCAGGTTGATCGCTTGTTATCGGAAACAGGCATTATTGTATTGCCATCTCGTTGGGAGAATTGGGCAAATGCATGTCTTGAGTCGATGTCAAAAGGATGTGTTGTGCTTGCGTCACGCTCTGGAGGAATGTCGGAGATGATTGAGACAGATCACAGCGGTATGGTCATTGACCCAAAGAATGCAAGTGCACTTGCTGGACTCTTGCTTGAGCTGTTGGAAGACGAATCGCGTTTGCAGCGCATATCAAATGCAGCAGTGGCTCGTGCTCGAGAACTTACACATCCAACGACTACTGCCCTTCGAATGGAAGCAAACTACACTGCAGTGAAAGAGAGATCGTTTTCAGATCAAAATGATAAGCCTCTTGTTTCTGTGGTCATTCCATTTTTCAACCAAGCAACTACGTTGAGTGAAACACTCGAAAGTGTTCGTTCGAGCAACTATCCAGAATTGGAAATTGTTGTTGTCAACGATGGATCAACGAGTCCTGCCGCAAAGCGTTGCTTTGATTCTCTTGAAGGGGTGGTGAAGGTCGAGCAATGCAACAGGGGGTTGAGTGCTGCCCGGAATGCGGGCATTCGCGCGAGCAAAGGGAAATATGTATTACCGCTGGATTCGGATGATCTGCTTCATCCCGAATATTTGAATAAGGCGGTTACGGCTCTTGAGAGTTGCCCGGACCTGGGCTATGTGAGTTGTTACACGAGAAACTTTGGAGCCTTCGATACTCCTTACTATCCGATTGGATATGTGAGCAAGCTGATGCCGTATCTGAATACAAGTGGAAAGTGCACAAATCTATATCGTCGAGAGCTGTTTAATATTACGGAAGGTTACGACGAGTGTATGAATTCATACGAAGATTGGGATTTTTTGTTAACGCTTGAAGATGCTGGAGTTGAGGGTGATATCCTGCCAGAAGAACTATTTTATTACCGGCGAAATTTTGCATCCATGGTATTTTCGACGGCGAATCCGATTCGTGCGAATTTGATTCAGTACATGATGTTGAAACATCGAAAAAGTTGGGCTTCTCACAGCGAGATGATCGCACTGTTGCTGGTTCGATTGTGGAAGGAAGCTGAGATGCGCGAAGAATCTTCGAATACAGAGGAATTCCGTGTTTATTTTGGCGGAGATGACGGTCTCTCTGAAAAGGGTTCGAAAGAGATGCATTACATAAAATTTGGACGAGTTCAAATCGAGTGTACGTTGCCGTTCGACCCCAAAACGCACACGGTTCGATTCGATTTTGCTGTCAGCGAGATGCGCATCCTGATTCATCGAGTGTGGATCAAAGATCTGCTTTCTGAGCGCTTGCTGCTTGAATTCGATTCAGAAAAAAGTTGGGAAGGCCTGGATGTTGCAGGAACGGCAATGATCGAAAGTGGTGATGATGCTGGTTCTCTTTGCATTCGATCAACAGGGGTGGATCCTCAGGTTATCGTGCAAAGTAACTTGCTGTTGGGAGCAGAATTGCAGGTTGGATTCGAATTTGAAATCGTGTAG